The following coding sequences are from one Phycisphaerales bacterium window:
- a CDS encoding NAD(P)/FAD-dependent oxidoreductase, translating to MKADAPHVVVIGGGFAGLSCAKVLARAGVRVTVIDRRNHHLFQPLLYQVATAALSPAQIAAPIRKVLSRWKNAGVLLADVRGFDLDRRRVLIDGGEVEYDYLVVAAGATHSYFGHEEWAERAPGLKTIDDAVTIRRRFLLAFEEAEREQDAEKRRAELTFVIVGAGPTGVELAGAMVEIARTIIPRDFRAIDTKSARVVLVEAGERVLPAFPDALSRRALRDLEELGVEVRLGWRVVGMDGGGVEIERSAAGEREDTEMKTSRWHERIAARNVVWAAGVSASPLGRMLGEVDRSGRVVVEPDLSVKGRPEVFVLGDLAAVKDAKGEWVPGIAPAAMQMGRFVGRLLARRAKGRRDEDISVARFVYRDKGTLATIGRARAVAALPFGVVKGFVAWVLWALVHVAFLISFRTRLMVMIDWAWSYFFFERGARLITGEERPRR from the coding sequence ATGAAGGCAGACGCGCCGCATGTGGTGGTCATCGGGGGTGGGTTCGCGGGGTTGTCGTGCGCGAAGGTGCTGGCCCGCGCGGGCGTGCGGGTGACGGTGATTGATCGGCGGAACCACCACCTGTTTCAGCCGCTGCTGTACCAGGTGGCGACGGCGGCGTTGTCGCCGGCGCAGATCGCGGCGCCCATTCGCAAGGTGCTGTCGCGCTGGAAGAACGCGGGCGTGCTGCTGGCGGACGTGCGCGGCTTTGACCTTGACCGGCGGCGCGTGCTGATCGATGGGGGTGAGGTGGAGTATGACTACCTCGTGGTGGCCGCGGGGGCGACGCACTCGTACTTCGGGCACGAGGAGTGGGCGGAGCGGGCTCCGGGGCTGAAGACGATCGACGACGCGGTGACGATCCGGCGGCGGTTCCTGCTGGCATTCGAAGAGGCGGAGCGCGAGCAGGACGCGGAGAAGCGGCGGGCGGAGCTGACGTTCGTGATCGTGGGCGCGGGGCCGACGGGGGTGGAGCTGGCGGGAGCGATGGTCGAGATCGCGCGCACGATCATCCCGCGGGACTTCCGCGCGATCGACACCAAGAGCGCACGGGTGGTGCTGGTGGAGGCGGGGGAGCGGGTGCTGCCGGCGTTCCCGGATGCGCTGTCGCGCCGGGCGCTGCGAGATCTGGAGGAGCTGGGTGTCGAGGTGCGGCTGGGGTGGCGGGTCGTGGGGATGGATGGGGGTGGGGTGGAGATTGAGCGTTCAGCAGCTGGCGAACGCGAAGACACCGAGATGAAGACATCTCGTTGGCACGAGCGCATCGCGGCGCGGAATGTGGTGTGGGCGGCGGGGGTGTCGGCCTCGCCGCTGGGGCGGATGCTCGGCGAGGTGGACCGCAGCGGGCGCGTCGTGGTGGAGCCGGACCTATCGGTGAAGGGGCGGCCGGAGGTGTTCGTGCTTGGGGACCTCGCGGCCGTGAAGGACGCGAAGGGTGAGTGGGTGCCGGGGATCGCGCCCGCGGCGATGCAGATGGGGCGGTTTGTGGGGCGGCTGCTGGCGCGGCGTGCGAAGGGGCGCCGAGACGAGGACATCTCGGTGGCACGGTTCGTTTACCGCGACAAGGGCACGCTGGCGACGATCGGGCGGGCGCGGGCGGTGGCCGCGCTGCCGTTTGGGGTGGTGAAGGGGTTTGTCGCGTGGGTGCTGTGGGCGCTGGTGCACGTCGCGTTCCTGATTTCGTTCAGGACGCGGCTGATGGTGATGATCGACTGGGCGTGGTCGTACTTCTTCTTCGAGCGCGGGGCGCGGCTGATCACGGGGGAGGAGCGCCCGCGCAGGTAG
- a CDS encoding cupin domain-containing protein, giving the protein MTATVYRWSELAVDRPMERITRRRVVGANVMISHVTLERGFVVPPHSHSNEQMVCVISGALRFTLAGSERVVRAGEVLHLPGGVEHGAEAIEDSVVMDVFSPVSEKTGVDRQSEK; this is encoded by the coding sequence ATGACCGCGACGGTGTACCGGTGGAGCGAGCTGGCGGTGGACCGGCCGATGGAGAGGATCACGCGCCGGCGGGTGGTCGGCGCGAACGTGATGATCTCGCATGTGACGCTGGAGCGCGGGTTCGTGGTGCCGCCGCATTCGCACAGCAACGAGCAGATGGTGTGCGTGATCTCGGGGGCGCTGCGGTTCACGCTGGCGGGCAGCGAGCGCGTGGTGCGCGCGGGCGAGGTGCTGCACCTGCCCGGCGGAGTGGAGCACGGTGCGGAGGCGATTGAGGACTCGGTGGTGATGGATGTGTTCAGCCCGGTGAGCGAGAAGACGGGCGTGGACAGGCAGAGTGAAAAGTGA
- a CDS encoding HIT family protein, with amino-acid sequence MGCPLCEVVGRVGRGEHPQVVGELAETVVILGDNQGARGWCTLVLREHCEHLAELSVARQERVFGEVARVAAAVRSVFGPVRINYECLGNVAPHVHWHVVPRHADDPTPRATVWGWTAEQLRGSMGEGERVELAGKLRGALSGGVEE; translated from the coding sequence ATGGGTTGTCCGCTGTGCGAGGTGGTGGGGCGGGTGGGGCGCGGGGAGCATCCGCAGGTGGTGGGCGAACTCGCGGAGACGGTGGTGATTCTGGGGGACAACCAGGGCGCGCGGGGGTGGTGCACGCTGGTGCTGCGGGAACATTGTGAACATCTGGCGGAGCTGAGCGTTGCGCGGCAGGAGCGGGTGTTTGGCGAGGTCGCGCGGGTGGCCGCGGCGGTGCGCTCGGTGTTCGGGCCGGTGCGGATCAACTATGAGTGCCTGGGGAACGTGGCGCCGCACGTGCACTGGCACGTGGTGCCGCGGCATGCGGACGACCCGACGCCGCGGGCGACGGTGTGGGGGTGGACGGCGGAGCAGCTGCGCGGGAGCATGGGTGAGGGGGAGCGGGTGGAGTTGGCGGGGAAGCTGCGGGGAGCGCTGAGCGGAGGAGTAGAGGAGTAG
- a CDS encoding DNRLRE domain-containing protein: MKICALAAVVSAGLAASALADTAALSANHDNSIFSELPTHSNGSGTGLFVGNTLQGGTRRALISFDLSSIPANATITGASVTLNMVQTAGGAINIGLHRVTTGWGEGASAGSGQGAPAQPGEATWTHAEFGIAGWGSAGGDFVAGASSSKSVGSSGAYTWSSSVAMVADVQGWLNDPSSNFGWMLIGDAVNGTAKRFASREFSDNELLQPVLNVEYTVVPAPASVALLGVAGLALRRRR, translated from the coding sequence ATGAAGATCTGTGCATTGGCGGCGGTGGTGTCGGCTGGGCTGGCGGCGTCGGCCCTGGCGGACACGGCGGCGCTTTCGGCGAACCACGACAACTCGATCTTTTCAGAGCTGCCCACTCACAGCAACGGCTCGGGCACGGGCCTGTTCGTGGGCAACACGCTGCAGGGCGGCACGCGCCGGGCGCTGATTTCGTTCGACCTGTCCAGCATCCCCGCGAACGCGACCATCACCGGTGCGAGCGTGACGCTGAACATGGTGCAGACCGCCGGTGGGGCGATCAACATCGGGCTGCACCGCGTGACGACCGGTTGGGGCGAGGGCGCCAGCGCCGGCAGCGGCCAGGGCGCGCCGGCGCAGCCCGGCGAGGCGACGTGGACGCACGCGGAGTTCGGGATCGCGGGCTGGGGCAGCGCGGGCGGCGACTTCGTCGCGGGCGCGAGCTCGAGCAAGAGCGTGGGCTCTTCGGGCGCGTACACGTGGTCCAGCTCGGTGGCGATGGTGGCCGACGTGCAGGGCTGGCTGAACGACCCTTCGAGCAACTTCGGCTGGATGCTGATCGGCGACGCCGTGAACGGCACGGCCAAGCGGTTCGCGTCTCGCGAGTTCTCCGACAATGAGCTCCTGCAGCCGGTGCTGAACGTGGAGTACACGGTTGTCCCGGCCCCGGCGTCGGTGGCACTGCTGGGTGTGGCGGGACTGGCGCTGCGTCGGCGGCGGTGA
- a CDS encoding DNRLRE domain-containing protein: MTDTRMRALGLVALSMLAGAAAQAQTASLTPDKDNTLFEMLGLPDLSSGQGDLFAGGIAQQNELGNAYRRRSLLHFNLSSIPAGATITSATLRIQVTKTIAGTYQFDLYRMLADWGEGASNAGGQGTGTNAAAGDATWNYRFFGDASSAWATPGGDFSPDIRGTAMIGGIGNYTFTGAGMVADVQAWVNGNQPNYGWMMTSHFEFLTSIAKRISSGEASNVSARPTLIVNYTVPSPGVGAVLAGGLALAARRRRRV; this comes from the coding sequence GTGACCGACACCAGAATGCGTGCGCTGGGTTTGGTGGCATTGTCGATGCTCGCGGGTGCAGCTGCGCAGGCCCAGACGGCCTCGCTGACGCCGGACAAGGACAACACGCTGTTCGAGATGCTGGGGCTGCCGGACCTGAGCAGCGGGCAGGGTGACCTGTTCGCGGGGGGTATCGCCCAGCAGAACGAGCTTGGGAACGCGTACCGGCGGCGGTCTCTGCTGCACTTCAACCTCTCGAGCATCCCGGCGGGTGCGACAATCACCAGCGCCACGCTGCGGATTCAGGTGACCAAGACCATCGCGGGCACCTACCAGTTCGACCTGTACCGCATGCTGGCGGATTGGGGCGAGGGGGCGAGCAACGCGGGCGGGCAGGGGACGGGGACCAACGCCGCGGCGGGGGACGCGACGTGGAACTACCGGTTCTTCGGCGACGCGAGCAGCGCGTGGGCCACGCCGGGGGGGGACTTCTCGCCGGACATCCGCGGCACGGCCATGATCGGGGGCATCGGCAACTACACCTTCACGGGTGCGGGGATGGTCGCCGATGTGCAGGCGTGGGTGAACGGGAACCAGCCGAACTACGGCTGGATGATGACCAGCCACTTCGAGTTCCTGACCAGCATCGCCAAGCGGATCTCCTCGGGGGAGGCGAGCAATGTGTCGGCCCGCCCAACGCTGATCGTGAACTACACAGTCCCCTCGCCGGGTGTGGGGGCGGTGCTGGCGGGTGGCCTTGCCCTGGCGGCACGCCGGCGGCGGCGCGTCTGA
- a CDS encoding DUF456 domain-containing protein, with protein sequence MPDINPAWIAATLVIIASWVGVVLTLITLPGLWLAVIAGAAAAFWDSTFLSWWYVGAALAVAIIAEVLEFMAGAMGARKGGSSKKGAVGALIGSIVGAIAGSPIIFPIGTIVGAVLGAAVGTMIIERGSQGKTWAETTRAGKGAAMGRLAATLIKTVLAGVIAIILTIGVLI encoded by the coding sequence ATGCCCGACATCAACCCAGCCTGGATCGCCGCGACCCTTGTGATCATCGCCTCCTGGGTGGGCGTCGTGCTGACACTCATCACACTGCCTGGCCTGTGGCTCGCCGTCATCGCCGGCGCCGCCGCGGCCTTCTGGGACTCCACCTTCCTCTCCTGGTGGTACGTGGGCGCCGCCCTCGCCGTCGCCATCATCGCCGAAGTACTCGAGTTCATGGCCGGGGCCATGGGCGCCCGCAAGGGCGGCAGCAGCAAGAAGGGAGCGGTGGGGGCCCTCATCGGCTCCATCGTGGGCGCGATCGCCGGCTCCCCCATCATCTTCCCCATCGGCACCATCGTCGGGGCCGTCCTCGGCGCGGCCGTGGGAACCATGATCATCGAACGCGGCTCGCAGGGAAAGACCTGGGCCGAAACGACCCGCGCCGGCAAGGGCGCGGCCATGGGCCGCCTCGCCGCCACGCTCATCAAAACCGTCCTTGCGGGCGTCATCGCCATCATCCTCACCATCGGCGTGCTCATCTGA
- a CDS encoding PhoH family protein: MPKGAQAEPPKVQPLPPASGTKAPISSPAHINGEHTARAASKPQQPDTGVKTFVLDTNVLLHNPDALFVFKEHHIVVPFAVIEELDKMKRKDDDLGRNSRACIRHLDRLRAIGHLDEGVNWGELGPIAGTAFSTGENGQTGTIRIDVTDHARPVSISEDSPDNRIIAVAYALQEAGTRGVVFVTKDLACRIKADALGLRTEDFTNQKVDADRLYTGYLTASVEGALIDELYHDRLLAVDRLTDALKETTDEGEVYENTLEPNQYVVLKDKDDENHTGLGRRLADTDHVIPVTGPRKPVFGIMARNVQQTMAMDALLDEEIKLITLLGGAGTGKTLLALAAGMAKVFNEERYEKLLVARPIMPLGRDIGYLPGDKDEKLTAWMQPIFDNLSYLLSTRGSGTQSAESHSIEQRIGKLMADGKLVLEPLTYIRGRSIPHQFMIVDEAQNLTPHEVKTIASRVGEGTKLILTGDIGQIDNPYLDSSSNGLAYAIEKMKGVRLFAHVTLAKSERSELASLAASRL, from the coding sequence ATGCCCAAAGGCGCACAGGCCGAGCCCCCCAAGGTTCAGCCACTCCCACCAGCGTCCGGGACCAAGGCCCCGATCAGCTCGCCCGCCCACATCAACGGCGAGCACACCGCGAGGGCCGCGTCGAAGCCGCAGCAGCCCGATACGGGCGTCAAGACGTTCGTGCTCGACACCAACGTCCTCCTGCACAACCCCGACGCCCTCTTCGTCTTCAAAGAGCACCACATCGTCGTGCCCTTCGCCGTGATCGAAGAGCTCGACAAGATGAAGCGCAAGGACGACGACCTCGGTCGCAACTCGCGCGCCTGCATCCGCCACCTCGACCGCCTCCGCGCCATCGGCCACCTCGACGAGGGCGTCAACTGGGGCGAGCTCGGCCCCATCGCCGGCACCGCATTCTCCACCGGCGAGAACGGCCAGACCGGCACCATCCGCATCGATGTCACCGACCACGCCCGCCCCGTCTCCATCAGCGAGGATTCCCCCGACAACCGCATCATCGCCGTCGCGTACGCCCTCCAGGAAGCCGGCACCCGCGGCGTCGTCTTCGTCACCAAGGACCTCGCCTGCCGCATCAAGGCCGACGCCCTTGGCCTCCGCACCGAGGACTTCACCAACCAGAAGGTCGACGCCGACCGCCTCTACACCGGCTACCTCACCGCCAGCGTCGAGGGCGCGCTCATCGACGAGCTCTACCACGACCGCCTGCTCGCGGTGGACCGCCTCACCGACGCCCTCAAAGAGACCACCGACGAGGGCGAGGTCTACGAAAACACCCTCGAGCCCAACCAGTACGTTGTGCTCAAGGACAAGGACGACGAGAACCACACCGGCCTGGGCCGCCGCCTCGCCGACACCGACCACGTCATCCCCGTCACCGGCCCGCGCAAGCCGGTCTTCGGCATCATGGCCCGCAACGTGCAGCAGACCATGGCCATGGACGCCCTGCTCGACGAGGAGATCAAGCTCATTACCCTGCTCGGCGGCGCCGGCACCGGCAAAACCCTGCTCGCCCTCGCCGCCGGCATGGCCAAGGTCTTCAACGAGGAACGCTACGAAAAGCTGCTCGTCGCCCGCCCCATCATGCCCCTGGGCCGCGACATCGGCTACCTCCCCGGCGACAAGGACGAGAAGCTCACCGCGTGGATGCAGCCCATCTTCGACAACCTCTCGTACCTCCTCTCCACCCGCGGCAGCGGCACCCAGTCCGCCGAGTCCCACTCCATCGAGCAGCGCATCGGCAAGCTCATGGCCGACGGCAAGCTCGTCCTCGAGCCCCTCACCTACATCCGCGGCCGCAGCATCCCCCACCAGTTCATGATCGTCGACGAGGCACAGAACCTCACCCCCCACGAGGTCAAAACCATCGCCTCGCGCGTCGGCGAGGGCACCAAGCTCATCCTGACCGGCGACATCGGCCAGATCGACAACCCCTACCTCGACTCGTCCAGCAACGGCCTGGCCTACGCCATCGAGAAAATGAAGGGTGTCCGCCTCTTCGCCCACGTCACCCTCGCCAAGAGCGAACGCAGCGAGCTCGCCAGCCTCGCCGCGAGCCGCTTGTAA
- a CDS encoding nucleotidyl transferase AbiEii/AbiGii toxin family protein produces MVAYETRLQSDPRWALSEGSRHFEERSAVQDTLHRITRRLSELNIPYAVSGAMALFHHGLRRFTEDIDLLVTRDALTSIHEQLSGLGYLPSTPGGKNLRDTRTGVRIDFIITGDFPGDGKPKPVAFPDPTPVSLESDGVRYLNLATLIELKLASGMTNPARLRDLSDVLELIRILKIPPTFADANLNPFVREKFHELAAIAATTPDE; encoded by the coding sequence ATGGTCGCGTACGAAACACGCCTCCAGAGCGACCCGAGGTGGGCTTTGAGCGAGGGCAGCCGTCACTTCGAGGAACGCTCCGCCGTGCAGGACACCCTGCACCGCATCACCCGCCGCCTCTCCGAGCTCAACATCCCCTATGCCGTGTCGGGTGCCATGGCCCTCTTCCACCACGGCCTGCGCCGCTTCACCGAAGACATCGACCTCCTCGTCACTCGTGACGCCCTCACGTCGATCCACGAGCAGCTCAGCGGGCTCGGTTACCTGCCCTCCACCCCCGGCGGCAAGAACCTCCGCGACACCCGCACTGGTGTCCGCATCGACTTCATCATCACCGGCGACTTCCCGGGCGACGGCAAGCCCAAGCCCGTCGCCTTCCCCGACCCCACGCCCGTTTCTCTCGAGTCTGACGGCGTCCGCTACCTCAACCTCGCGACGCTGATCGAGCTCAAGCTCGCCTCGGGGATGACCAACCCCGCACGCCTCCGCGATCTGTCCGACGTGCTCGAGCTCATCCGCATCCTCAAGATCCCGCCGACCTTCGCCGACGCGAACCTGAACCCGTTCGTCCGCGAGAAGTTCCACGAGCTCGCCGCCATTGCCGCGACCACGCCCGACGAGTAG
- a CDS encoding sigma-70 family RNA polymerase sigma factor produces the protein MYQPVDHALLVRTARGDDAAARMLWAQVGPRLVALARAMLRSYGGEAAAMDVVQTVMCRVVGSERGQVSKVEDVAAWLARGVRNECLNYRRGIDRRDAREAVATAPARHGTRGAGSQPTPAPDVFADLTEALNRLPDNLREVVLLKHAAGLTFDQMAISLNENRSTVATRYAKALKVLREPPAAQAPAQSKAMNTPTARPSSSPTAASGGLPQCAGTRPSSDTNPTREVHT, from the coding sequence ATGTACCAGCCGGTGGACCATGCCCTGCTCGTGCGGACCGCACGCGGCGACGACGCCGCGGCGCGGATGCTGTGGGCGCAGGTGGGGCCGAGGCTGGTGGCGCTGGCGCGGGCGATGCTGCGGTCGTACGGGGGGGAGGCCGCGGCGATGGACGTGGTGCAGACGGTGATGTGCCGCGTGGTGGGGTCGGAGCGCGGGCAGGTGTCGAAGGTGGAGGACGTGGCGGCATGGCTGGCGCGGGGGGTGAGGAACGAGTGTTTGAACTACCGGCGGGGGATCGACCGGCGGGACGCCCGGGAGGCGGTGGCGACGGCGCCGGCGCGGCACGGCACGCGCGGCGCGGGATCGCAGCCCACGCCGGCGCCCGACGTGTTCGCGGACCTGACGGAGGCGCTGAACCGGCTGCCGGACAACCTGCGGGAGGTGGTGCTGCTGAAGCACGCCGCGGGGCTGACGTTTGATCAGATGGCGATCAGTCTGAACGAGAACCGCAGCACGGTCGCGACGCGGTACGCGAAGGCGTTGAAGGTGCTGCGTGAGCCGCCGGCGGCCCAGGCACCGGCGCAGAGCAAGGCGATGAACACACCGACGGCCAGGCCTTCAAGCTCCCCCACTGCTGCCAGCGGCGGCTTGCCCCAGTGCGCAGGCACGCGGCCATCGAGCGATACGAACCCCACGCGGGAGGTCCACACATGA